In Sciurus carolinensis chromosome 13, mSciCar1.2, whole genome shotgun sequence, a genomic segment contains:
- the Iah1 gene encoding isoamyl acetate-hydrolyzing esterase 1 homolog isoform X1 has protein sequence MAVCAGVSGGSSLLWPRVLLFGDSITQFSFQQGGWGASLADKLVRKCDVLNRGFSGYNTRWAKIILPRLIRKGNSLDNPVAVTIFFGANDSALKDENPKQHIPLEEYVANLKSMVQYLKSVDVPEHRVILITPPPLCETAWEKECIMQGCKLNRLNSVVGEYANVCLQVAQDCGTDVLDLWTLMQKDNEDFSSYLSDGLHLSPKGNEFLFSHLWPLIEKKVSSLPLLLPYWKDVAEAQPELSLLGDGDH, from the exons ATGGCGGTGTGTGCCGGTGTGTCTGGTGGGAGCTCTCTGCTCTGGCCTCGAGTGTTGCTTTTCGGGGACTCCATCACCCAG ttttcttttcagcAGGGTGGATGGGGAGCATCATTGGCTGACAAACTGGTCAG aaaatgtgatgtTCTGAATCGTGGATTTTCAGGTTACAATACCAGATGGGCCAAAATTATTCTACCAAGATTAATCAGGAAAGGGAACAGTTTGGACAATCCAGTAGCAGTTACAATTTTCTTTGGTGCCAATGACAGTGCACTAAAAG ATGAGAATCCCAAGCAGCACATTCCCCTGGAAGAGTATGTTGCTAACTTAAAAAGCATGGTGCAGTACCTAAAGTCGGTGGATGTCCCTGAACACCGCGTCATTCTCATCACACCACCCCCACTTTGTGAAACAGCCTGGGAAAAGGAGTGCATCATGCAAG GTTGCAAATTAAATCGCCTGAACTCGGTCGTTGGTGAATATGCCAATGTGTGTTTACAAGTGGCCCAAGACTGTGGGACTGATGTCCTTGACCTGTGGACCCTGATGCAGAAAGACAATGAG GACTTCTCATCCTACTTATCTGATGGACTCCATCTATCACCAAAGggaaatgaatttttgttttcacaCCTCTGGCCTCTGATAGAGAAGAAGGTCTCTTCTCTGCCGTTGCTGCTTCCTTACTGGAAGGATGTAGCAGAAGCACAACCTGAACTAAGTCTGCTAGGAGATGGAGACCATTAA
- the Iah1 gene encoding isoamyl acetate-hydrolyzing esterase 1 homolog isoform X2 codes for MVQYLKSVDVPEHRVILITPPPLCETAWEKECIMQGCKLNRLNSVVGEYANVCLQVAQDCGTDVLDLWTLMQKDNEDFSSYLSDGLHLSPKGNEFLFSHLWPLIEKKVSSLPLLLPYWKDVAEAQPELSLLGDGDH; via the exons ATGGTGCAGTACCTAAAGTCGGTGGATGTCCCTGAACACCGCGTCATTCTCATCACACCACCCCCACTTTGTGAAACAGCCTGGGAAAAGGAGTGCATCATGCAAG GTTGCAAATTAAATCGCCTGAACTCGGTCGTTGGTGAATATGCCAATGTGTGTTTACAAGTGGCCCAAGACTGTGGGACTGATGTCCTTGACCTGTGGACCCTGATGCAGAAAGACAATGAG GACTTCTCATCCTACTTATCTGATGGACTCCATCTATCACCAAAGggaaatgaatttttgttttcacaCCTCTGGCCTCTGATAGAGAAGAAGGTCTCTTCTCTGCCGTTGCTGCTTCCTTACTGGAAGGATGTAGCAGAAGCACAACCTGAACTAAGTCTGCTAGGAGATGGAGACCATTAA